The following are encoded in a window of Paenibacillaceae bacterium GAS479 genomic DNA:
- a CDS encoding peroxiredoxin, Ohr subfamily — protein sequence MNALYTAEVTAKGGREGTVKSSDGVLDLPLSMPKALGGSGVAATNPEQLFAAGYAACFESALQLAAKKAGVKAKGATVTGHVSIYKDDPSFKLGVRLDVSIPGAELDHTRKLAEQAHQLCPYSKATRGNIEVEINVLKSTENSATL from the coding sequence ATGAATGCACTATATACGGCAGAAGTGACCGCCAAAGGTGGCCGCGAAGGAACGGTGAAATCTTCGGACGGGGTATTGGATCTTCCTCTCTCTATGCCGAAGGCGCTTGGAGGCAGCGGTGTAGCGGCGACTAATCCGGAGCAGCTGTTCGCAGCTGGTTATGCAGCCTGCTTCGAAAGTGCCCTGCAACTTGCGGCCAAGAAGGCCGGGGTAAAGGCTAAAGGAGCAACTGTTACGGGGCATGTGTCGATTTATAAAGATGACCCGAGCTTCAAGCTTGGCGTCCGATTGGATGTATCTATCCCTGGAGCGGAGCTGGATCACACCCGTAAGCTCGCGGAGCAAGCGCATCAGCTATGCCCTTATTCCAAGGCAACTCGTGGCAATATCGAGGTTGAAATTAATGTGCTGAAAAGCACGGAGAACTCGGCGACCCTGTAA
- a CDS encoding putative transposase, giving the protein MAGRVISDEQIKEWLLELVSGEEHGYGYSLLTECLRKSYDLVINKKKVYRLCRELQILHPQRRKKVHYPRRLARYHDITASNQLWQLDIKYGYVDGYSQFFFIADMIDVFDRSIVGYYTGSSCEAKHVCDMVRTALNLRLMPGQQTPVIRTDNGPQFVSKAFGELAEELIFVHERIPPKTPNMNAYIESFHATLERWLLSKERFTTFEEAFQAVDSFMDFYNHRKMHLSLGKRSPAEFMQWIAETNPDVSEYKRAV; this is encoded by the coding sequence ATGGCCGGCCGTGTCATTAGCGACGAGCAAATCAAGGAATGGTTGCTGGAGCTGGTATCAGGGGAAGAGCACGGGTATGGCTACAGCCTCCTAACCGAATGTCTTCGCAAGTCCTATGATTTGGTTATTAACAAAAAGAAGGTGTACCGACTCTGTCGCGAGCTGCAGATTCTGCATCCCCAGCGCCGAAAGAAGGTTCATTACCCGAGACGTCTGGCGCGTTACCACGACATTACGGCCTCGAACCAGCTGTGGCAGCTGGATATTAAATATGGATACGTAGACGGCTACAGCCAGTTCTTTTTTATCGCGGACATGATCGATGTATTTGACCGCAGCATTGTGGGCTACTACACCGGCTCTAGTTGCGAAGCCAAACACGTCTGCGATATGGTGCGTACAGCACTAAATCTACGTCTCATGCCTGGACAACAAACACCTGTTATTCGAACGGACAATGGCCCTCAGTTTGTGAGCAAGGCGTTTGGAGAACTGGCGGAGGAGCTTATATTTGTGCATGAACGAATCCCTCCGAAAACGCCCAACATGAATGCCTATATTGAATCGTTCCATGCCACGCTGGAGCGCTGGTTATTGAGTAAGGAGCGCTTTACTACGTTTGAAGAGGCGTTTCAGGCCGTGGATTCGTTCATGGATTTCTACAACCACCGCAAGATGCACCTCAGCTTAGGGAAGCGATCCCCCGCTGAGTTTATGCAGTGGATTGCCGAAACAAATCCGGATGTATCCGAGTACAAACGGGCCGTATAA
- a CDS encoding Transposase — MRQRNQVFEGVRNKVAQEALAGIKSGVLARKYDVSPKTIRNWVKEYQEKVGHDAIPTIDERIDDARRLAELEAKYEQALKALGEKELENNVLRELVKKSSPASMTNFTLPKRSSSRDTR; from the coding sequence ATGAGGCAGAGGAATCAGGTGTTTGAAGGAGTTCGGAACAAGGTGGCGCAGGAAGCCCTGGCAGGAATAAAGAGCGGCGTCCTTGCCCGCAAATATGACGTATCTCCCAAGACCATTCGAAACTGGGTGAAGGAGTATCAGGAGAAAGTCGGTCATGATGCGATCCCAACCATCGATGAACGGATCGACGATGCCAGGCGACTTGCTGAGCTAGAGGCCAAGTATGAGCAAGCCCTCAAGGCACTAGGTGAAAAGGAACTGGAGAACAACGTTCTGCGGGAGCTCGTAAAAAAGTCCAGCCCTGCCTCGATGACAAACTTCACGTTGCCCAAACGTTCGTCGAGCAGGGACACCAGATAG
- a CDS encoding Acetyltransferase (GNAT) family protein produces the protein MRAYYEVEEAALNSWPALQTNSCSGWLVKSNRGYTKRANSVQPLAHKGKDIEQLELKISRCEAIYNRSGQPAIFKITPFTEPEELDVALARRGYEIADPSLVMVAPMDQLAPQHAGDGVLVSEQPSAAWLQLMHEWGGCGEEELRITSMMFEAAQLPRQFALLHAQGRPVSLGLAVLDGEQIGFYDILTAPDSRGKGHAKRLIRHLLHWGAEQGATQAFLQVVSGNGAAEKLYARLGFREAYPYWYRVQRG, from the coding sequence GTGAGAGCTTATTATGAGGTTGAAGAGGCGGCGCTGAATAGCTGGCCGGCCCTTCAAACGAATAGCTGCAGCGGCTGGCTGGTGAAATCGAATCGCGGGTATACAAAGCGGGCCAATTCGGTACAGCCGCTTGCCCATAAAGGGAAAGACATAGAGCAGCTTGAACTCAAGATCAGCCGTTGCGAGGCGATTTACAATCGCAGCGGTCAGCCAGCAATTTTCAAGATTACGCCTTTCACCGAGCCGGAAGAGCTGGACGTCGCTCTAGCGCGGCGTGGATATGAGATTGCCGATCCTTCACTCGTCATGGTTGCTCCAATGGACCAACTCGCTCCGCAGCATGCCGGTGATGGGGTACTTGTTTCGGAACAGCCTTCAGCCGCTTGGCTGCAATTGATGCATGAGTGGGGAGGCTGCGGCGAGGAAGAGCTTCGCATCACTTCGATGATGTTCGAAGCAGCTCAATTGCCTCGTCAGTTTGCGCTGCTGCATGCACAAGGTCGTCCTGTATCGCTTGGATTGGCAGTTTTGGATGGGGAGCAGATTGGTTTCTATGACATTCTGACCGCTCCTGACAGCCGCGGCAAAGGCCACGCCAAGCGGCTCATCCGGCATCTGCTCCACTGGGGAGCGGAACAAGGGGCGACTCAGGCTTTTTTACAAGTGGTAAGTGGTAATGGGGCGGCGGAGAAGCTGTATGCAAGGCTGGGATTCAGAGAGGCTTATCCGTATTGGTATCGGGTACAGCGAGGCTAA
- a CDS encoding Cold-inducible protein YdjO, which translates to MSTTEETKPQLIATKIWKCRNADCKAWVRDEFAAESQLCPMCKGPMLRSIRHLPAVQNKIKRKPKPKNEYGL; encoded by the coding sequence TTGAGTACAACAGAAGAAACGAAGCCTCAGTTAATCGCAACAAAAATTTGGAAATGCCGCAATGCCGATTGCAAAGCATGGGTGCGCGACGAGTTCGCCGCTGAGTCCCAGCTCTGCCCGATGTGCAAAGGGCCGATGCTGCGCAGCATTCGCCATCTGCCGGCTGTCCAAAACAAAATCAAGCGCAAGCCAAAGCCAAAAAACGAATACGGCCTCTAG
- a CDS encoding DNA-binding transcriptional regulator, FrmR family, whose translation MEFQPNAEPQPDAAQPEHAAECCSNERRSHHSEKTKTNLISRLNRIEGQVRGIKGLIEKDTYCDDVLNQISSIQSALNGVGKLLLEQHLKSCVVERLQEGDSTIIDELMVTMNKLIR comes from the coding sequence ATGGAGTTTCAACCTAACGCCGAGCCGCAGCCAGATGCTGCGCAGCCAGAGCATGCAGCAGAATGCTGCTCGAACGAACGGCGCAGCCATCATTCCGAGAAGACAAAAACGAATCTGATCAGCCGCCTCAACCGCATTGAAGGTCAGGTGCGCGGCATTAAAGGGCTGATTGAAAAGGACACCTACTGCGACGATGTGCTCAATCAGATCAGCTCGATTCAATCCGCTTTGAACGGCGTAGGTAAACTGCTGTTAGAGCAGCATCTCAAGTCTTGTGTGGTGGAGCGACTGCAAGAAGGAGATTCCACCATCATCGACGAGCTTATGGTCACGATGAATAAGCTCATTCGGTGA
- a CDS encoding peroxiredoxin, SACOL1771 subfamily, with amino-acid sequence MEHKFELEAVWEGGRNGEGRIRCGAMESEVSIPSVMDGPGVGTNPDEMLLGAAATCYIISLAAMLERSGLTISRLSLRSTGVVETADGVFTYRSITHRPFIELPAEADASQRERAERIALKAEQSCMITRALAGNVLVEAIPEVRIGGEGEVSA; translated from the coding sequence ATGGAACATAAGTTTGAGCTTGAAGCCGTCTGGGAGGGAGGACGAAATGGCGAAGGACGTATTCGCTGCGGAGCCATGGAGTCCGAGGTGTCCATTCCTTCCGTTATGGACGGTCCAGGCGTAGGCACTAATCCCGACGAAATGCTGCTTGGCGCAGCGGCAACCTGCTACATAATTTCCTTAGCAGCCATGCTTGAGCGCTCCGGCTTAACAATAAGCCGTCTCTCACTTCGCTCTACTGGTGTAGTCGAGACAGCGGACGGCGTGTTCACCTATCGCTCCATTACCCATCGGCCATTTATCGAGCTGCCTGCCGAGGCGGATGCCTCACAACGGGAGAGAGCGGAGCGTATTGCGCTTAAGGCGGAGCAGTCCTGCATGATTACGCGAGCTTTAGCTGGCAATGTGCTTGTAGAGGCGATACCGGAAGTACGTATTGGCGGAGAAGGTGAGGTGTCCGCATGA
- a CDS encoding penicillin-binding protein 2, with protein sequence MKKGNGKPPQIIARDEEKDYIVRRQFMFRLNIFFFAAFVMFGILIVRLAVLQFIDGPELKLMREDQGTRDVSIPPFRGNILDSDKKPIAYSTSTQTLTYTLQAENNKQIAIDMSVKLSKLFKKYNDDPEAQMTPEEIQKQMDLGFRTNTISVPRRIRSDLSNAEIAFISENKDQFIGVDIVEESVRNYSEDRVASQLVGYLKKYKSAGDLTKYKEIKEKNDPATKYLQEETVGFDGLEYMYQEQLRGTNGLKTYPVDRTNKVTGPPVVEPPQRGNDLVLSINRSVQVKTQGAIMNQLDILQNATSKPLNAGNEATMGFAVAMEVDTGKVIAMASMPDYDTNIWKGGSATSEKLDPVKNFITNGTVRTVYPDYDDEKELAKHTPSLVYLGSVQKPLSVLIGLNEGLFTANQQYRDIGFYEFGAKGKEVRINNAGSKANGYIDASQSLAKSSNAFMMAMVGERLLNKYNGEEAIQVWDNYMKQFGLGVKTGSGLPYEQAGVEDYFHESENASNLSAMARASFGQMGKYTTLQLAQYTTMLANKGKRMKPLFVSEILDPKGNVIEKIKPEVLNKVSFPDSYWNTIYDGMSQVKVQGFEGVDYSFLRKTGTSQQQVAKGRMVENSVFIAFAPADKPKIAVAIVIPEGGFGGYGAAPVARQIFDAYDEAVGMYGTPKKSSTKKGD encoded by the coding sequence ATGAAAAAAGGCAATGGCAAGCCGCCTCAAATTATTGCTCGCGACGAAGAGAAGGACTATATCGTGCGCCGGCAGTTCATGTTTCGGCTGAACATCTTCTTTTTTGCAGCCTTTGTCATGTTCGGTATTCTTATTGTACGGTTGGCCGTACTGCAATTTATCGATGGTCCCGAGCTGAAGCTGATGCGGGAAGATCAGGGGACAAGGGATGTGTCAATCCCGCCATTCCGTGGCAATATTCTCGATTCCGACAAAAAGCCGATCGCTTATTCAACCTCAACGCAGACGCTGACCTATACGCTTCAAGCGGAGAATAACAAGCAGATCGCCATCGATATGAGCGTCAAGCTATCCAAATTATTCAAGAAGTACAATGATGATCCCGAAGCGCAAATGACGCCAGAAGAAATTCAGAAGCAGATGGACTTGGGCTTCCGGACCAATACGATCTCCGTTCCGCGGCGTATCCGTTCCGATCTGTCCAATGCTGAGATCGCTTTTATTTCGGAAAACAAGGATCAATTCATCGGTGTGGACATCGTCGAGGAGAGCGTCCGCAACTATAGCGAGGACCGCGTAGCGTCTCAACTTGTCGGCTACTTGAAGAAGTACAAGTCCGCTGGCGACTTGACCAAGTACAAGGAGATCAAGGAGAAAAACGATCCCGCGACCAAGTACCTCCAGGAGGAAACAGTTGGTTTCGACGGCCTGGAGTATATGTACCAAGAGCAGCTGCGCGGCACCAACGGCCTTAAAACTTATCCGGTTGACCGGACCAACAAAGTGACGGGGCCACCTGTTGTTGAGCCTCCGCAGCGGGGCAATGACCTGGTGCTAAGTATTAATCGTTCCGTGCAAGTCAAGACGCAGGGAGCCATTATGAACCAACTGGACATCCTCCAAAACGCAACCAGCAAGCCGCTGAATGCCGGCAATGAAGCTACGATGGGCTTTGCCGTGGCGATGGAGGTTGATACCGGCAAGGTGATCGCTATGGCCAGTATGCCGGATTACGATACGAACATTTGGAAAGGCGGCTCCGCGACCAGCGAGAAGCTGGACCCGGTGAAGAATTTTATAACAAACGGCACGGTCCGCACCGTTTATCCGGATTATGATGACGAGAAGGAGCTTGCCAAGCATACCCCTTCGCTCGTTTATCTTGGCTCGGTACAAAAGCCGCTTTCTGTTTTAATCGGCCTGAATGAAGGGCTGTTTACCGCAAATCAGCAATATCGAGACATCGGTTTTTACGAATTCGGTGCCAAGGGCAAAGAAGTTCGAATTAACAATGCTGGCAGTAAGGCGAACGGTTATATTGATGCAAGCCAATCGCTTGCCAAATCATCCAACGCTTTTATGATGGCGATGGTCGGGGAAAGGCTGCTTAACAAGTACAATGGCGAAGAAGCCATTCAAGTATGGGATAATTATATGAAGCAGTTTGGACTCGGTGTTAAGACCGGAAGCGGGCTCCCTTACGAGCAAGCGGGAGTAGAGGATTACTTCCATGAGTCAGAGAATGCAAGTAATCTTTCTGCTATGGCCCGTGCCTCCTTCGGCCAGATGGGCAAGTATACAACGCTGCAGCTGGCGCAGTATACGACCATGCTTGCGAACAAAGGCAAACGTATGAAGCCACTGTTCGTTAGCGAGATTCTCGACCCTAAAGGCAATGTAATCGAGAAGATTAAGCCTGAGGTGCTCAATAAAGTTTCCTTCCCTGATTCATATTGGAATACGATTTATGACGGCATGAGTCAAGTTAAGGTTCAAGGTTTTGAAGGCGTCGACTACAGCTTCTTGCGTAAAACCGGAACGTCGCAGCAGCAAGTTGCAAAAGGCAGAATGGTGGAAAATTCCGTGTTCATCGCCTTCGCTCCAGCTGATAAGCCGAAGATTGCGGTTGCGATTGTCATTCCGGAAGGCGGCTTCGGCGGTTACGGTGCTGCTCCTGTTGCACGCCAAATCTTTGATGCTTATGACGAAGCTGTTGGAATGTACGGCACACCTAAAAAATCCTCAACCAAAAAAGGCGATTGA
- a CDS encoding Glutathionylspermidine synthase, translating into MIKPALEALKRPRLNRREALEQLSELGFSWADLDGEEYWLDEMIALDASVYAELVEASSMLWKIFDRTVRYMHGRRDLYALTGIPSILWNMLDGLELPPEGNISRYARFDFAIGLDGDIRLLELNADTPTGYAEAAAATPWLCRQAGLHSPNEAMPGLLAAAWGVERPEAAACAAYGSHAEDSGTIDLLAKHSGLPIKMMDLLDLSVDEGVVKDGDGSPVTRMFALYPKEWMALDEGGEALAYSIERGRLQLFNCPHAILLQSKGLQALIWGLHELNLLYTPKEHEAIQAYMLPTYTKPLFDGSYVSKSMFGREGGSVKLFGAGGGLELEDRDGFDTSVFFPTVYQKRADLPELELGGQSYRILAGLFVLNGVPCGLLGRAGGLITGNTSHFVPIGVKET; encoded by the coding sequence ATGATCAAGCCTGCTCTGGAGGCCCTAAAGCGTCCACGCCTCAATCGCAGGGAAGCCTTGGAGCAGCTAAGCGAACTTGGTTTCAGCTGGGCCGATCTGGATGGGGAAGAGTACTGGCTGGACGAAATGATTGCGCTGGATGCTTCGGTATATGCCGAGCTGGTAGAGGCATCGTCGATGCTATGGAAAATATTCGACCGAACGGTCCGGTACATGCATGGGCGTCGGGATCTTTACGCGCTCACCGGTATCCCCTCGATTTTGTGGAATATGCTGGACGGCTTGGAGCTTCCGCCTGAAGGCAACATCAGCCGATATGCTCGCTTCGACTTCGCGATCGGGCTGGACGGAGACATCCGTTTACTGGAGCTGAATGCGGATACGCCGACAGGTTATGCGGAGGCGGCAGCGGCGACGCCGTGGTTATGCCGTCAAGCGGGTTTGCACTCGCCCAATGAAGCGATGCCAGGCCTGCTTGCTGCAGCATGGGGAGTAGAGCGGCCGGAAGCCGCAGCTTGCGCTGCGTACGGCTCACATGCCGAGGACAGCGGCACGATTGATCTGTTGGCGAAGCATAGCGGATTGCCCATTAAGATGATGGATCTGCTCGATCTATCGGTAGACGAGGGAGTAGTTAAGGATGGGGACGGCTCCCCAGTGACCCGGATGTTCGCTTTATATCCGAAGGAATGGATGGCTCTTGATGAGGGCGGTGAAGCGCTCGCCTACTCTATCGAGAGGGGTCGCCTTCAACTGTTCAATTGTCCGCATGCGATTTTGTTACAGTCGAAGGGACTGCAGGCGCTAATTTGGGGCTTGCATGAACTGAATCTGCTCTACACGCCAAAAGAGCATGAAGCAATCCAAGCTTACATGCTACCAACTTACACGAAGCCGCTTTTCGATGGCAGTTACGTCTCCAAGTCGATGTTCGGCCGAGAGGGCGGTTCGGTTAAGCTGTTTGGAGCAGGCGGAGGATTGGAGCTTGAAGATCGGGACGGGTTTGATACGAGTGTATTTTTCCCGACTGTGTATCAAAAGCGGGCCGATCTTCCGGAGCTAGAGTTGGGAGGGCAAAGTTATCGCATCCTGGCAGGTCTATTTGTTCTGAACGGTGTTCCCTGCGGTCTGCTTGGGCGGGCTGGTGGGCTAATTACAGGTAATACGAGCCATTTTGTGCCGATAGGGGTGAAGGAAACATGA
- a CDS encoding putative membrane protein, producing the protein MGIIVVVNLLVSIGVIVVLQLIGMFIFSWMTPFKDLEELKKGNAAVGLAMGGKFLGTAILLGVSSYTNHSIWYLMLWFAVGYACLLLAYWVFELATPNLTISKELQQGNIAVGILLAAVYVGTGFVVSSLII; encoded by the coding sequence GTGGGCATCATAGTTGTCGTAAATTTGCTCGTTAGTATTGGTGTCATCGTTGTTCTTCAGCTTATTGGCATGTTCATCTTTAGCTGGATGACTCCGTTCAAGGATCTGGAGGAGCTCAAGAAAGGTAACGCTGCCGTCGGCTTGGCGATGGGCGGTAAGTTCCTTGGTACGGCTATTCTGCTTGGGGTTTCCTCCTATACGAATCATTCCATTTGGTACCTCATGCTCTGGTTCGCTGTAGGTTATGCCTGCTTGCTCCTCGCTTACTGGGTGTTTGAGCTCGCGACTCCAAATCTTACTATTTCCAAAGAGCTGCAGCAAGGCAATATTGCCGTCGGCATTCTGCTGGCAGCGGTGTATGTAGGCACAGGCTTTGTTGTCAGCAGTCTGATTATTTAG
- a CDS encoding Phosphoglycerol transferase MdoB has protein sequence MTRPLTFGKLQEGRSLFIGLYLLMLLKMEWMRFKLFGGLLPLPMIADALSLLALLGLLELLTPRRGKGPAYWTFNLIFSLLLFAVTLYFRNFGTIATYTALGDLNQVFGVRESIDSTIRPLDYIYFVDVLVIALIWSVRRYRGRTPAGRKSLYKPVAAALFLVGAAGSLWFILDTGETKSELAQAESVGFFNFQIVNAIQTYEENKEIASGNINETIAEMVALQASYPYDTSGSESRPNGFGDMKGMNLLMIQLEAFQNFPIGLKVGGKEVTPVLNQLVKEGYYAPKFFQQIGQGNTSDAEFIANTSIYPTGAIAMSTGFGNRELPSLPRLLQAEGYQALTFHINNVGFWDRNKLYPALNFNRYYDKPYFKNDNFNSFGASDEELYKTTVDKLSVLAKEGTPFYGHLITTSNHSPFRIPQDKITLELPDTLQGTMVGDYLQSVHYADSAVGKLIERLKQEGMWDKTALVLYGDHFGLPPQEADPEFMKKELGIDYSNRISRYNIPLIIRFPGQQPMTLQGTGGQLDLLPTVANLLGISLKDEGFTAFGRDLLNTDRNVIGMRYYMPTGSFINDEIVFQPGKGFEDGKAYSLDTLEPVEDFAKYREDYDYILELMGLSDQYVKLLPKR, from the coding sequence ATGACCCGTCCCTTGACTTTTGGCAAGCTGCAGGAGGGGCGTAGCTTGTTTATCGGCTTGTACCTGCTCATGCTGCTCAAGATGGAATGGATGCGATTCAAGCTATTTGGCGGATTGTTGCCGCTCCCTATGATCGCAGATGCGTTGTCGCTGCTGGCATTGCTCGGCTTACTAGAGCTATTGACACCACGCAGAGGCAAGGGTCCAGCTTACTGGACGTTTAATCTGATCTTCTCGCTGCTGTTATTCGCGGTGACGCTTTATTTTAGAAACTTCGGGACTATCGCTACATATACCGCGCTTGGCGACCTGAACCAGGTGTTCGGCGTCCGCGAGAGCATCGATTCTACGATACGCCCGCTGGATTATATCTACTTTGTGGATGTGCTGGTGATCGCGCTGATTTGGTCGGTGAGGCGCTACAGGGGCAGGACACCAGCAGGGAGAAAGAGCTTGTACAAGCCCGTAGCAGCGGCATTATTTCTTGTTGGAGCGGCTGGTTCGTTATGGTTCATTCTTGATACCGGCGAGACCAAGAGTGAGCTTGCGCAGGCGGAGAGCGTGGGGTTTTTCAATTTTCAGATCGTTAATGCGATACAGACGTATGAGGAGAACAAGGAGATCGCTTCCGGCAATATTAACGAGACGATTGCGGAGATGGTGGCGCTGCAGGCGTCCTATCCTTATGACACTTCCGGTTCGGAATCGCGACCCAATGGCTTCGGCGATATGAAGGGTATGAACCTGCTCATGATTCAGTTGGAGGCGTTCCAGAACTTTCCGATCGGGCTCAAAGTTGGGGGTAAGGAAGTAACGCCTGTGCTTAACCAACTGGTGAAGGAAGGGTACTATGCCCCGAAATTCTTTCAACAGATTGGACAGGGTAATACATCGGATGCGGAGTTTATTGCTAACACTTCAATCTATCCAACTGGCGCCATTGCGATGAGTACGGGTTTTGGTAACCGCGAGTTGCCTAGCTTGCCGCGACTGTTGCAGGCGGAGGGATACCAGGCGCTCACCTTCCACATTAACAATGTGGGCTTCTGGGATCGCAATAAGCTGTATCCGGCGCTTAATTTCAACCGTTATTATGATAAGCCCTATTTCAAAAATGATAACTTCAACAGCTTCGGCGCTTCGGATGAAGAGCTGTATAAAACGACTGTGGACAAGCTGTCCGTACTTGCCAAGGAAGGTACGCCCTTTTATGGCCACCTGATTACGACTTCCAACCACTCTCCTTTTCGCATTCCGCAGGATAAGATCACTTTGGAACTTCCGGATACGCTTCAGGGCACAATGGTTGGAGACTATTTGCAGTCGGTTCATTACGCGGATTCTGCGGTTGGCAAGCTGATCGAGCGATTGAAGCAAGAAGGCATGTGGGATAAGACCGCGCTTGTGCTATATGGAGATCACTTTGGCCTTCCGCCGCAGGAAGCCGATCCTGAGTTTATGAAAAAAGAGCTCGGTATCGACTATAGCAATCGCATCAGCCGCTACAATATTCCGCTCATTATCCGTTTCCCGGGCCAGCAGCCAATGACCTTACAGGGAACAGGTGGCCAGCTCGATTTGTTGCCGACAGTGGCGAATTTACTTGGCATTTCGCTGAAGGATGAAGGTTTTACTGCCTTCGGCCGGGATCTGCTGAATACGGATCGCAACGTCATTGGTATGCGTTATTACATGCCTACAGGTTCTTTTATTAATGACGAGATTGTATTCCAGCCGGGTAAGGGCTTTGAGGATGGAAAAGCCTACTCGCTGGATACATTAGAGCCGGTTGAGGATTTCGCGAAGTATCGGGAAGATTACGACTATATTCTCGAGCTGATGGGGCTGTCGGATCAATATGTGAAGCTACTGCCAAAGCGCTAG
- a CDS encoding 6-phosphogluconolactonase, with the protein MNSSTTYAFVGSYAEPNGPGLYLYRWNEQELTLELLTDTDGLKNPTFLNVDASGGKVYAISEGKNDSGGKTGVAVSYRFNAAEGELAKINEAPTTDGPTCHIVRSPDGSRLIVVSYHNGMAGLMELQRDGRIGNRLDQPQHEGHSVNAERQDRPHPHSAMFSPDGKYVFVQDLGLDLIRTYKLENDRMVPVADNQIHPGAGPRHLAFHPGGQYAYVINEVDSSVSVLAYDAAAGTLQELEHWPTLPEGFTGENTCAEIAVSADGRFVYGSNRGHDSLVVYEVSEEGRKLSTIQHISTEGKHPRHFALLPGGEILLAANKDTNNIAVFKVDKESGKLSFTGNIITVSQPVCVQPFQV; encoded by the coding sequence ATGAACTCATCAACGACTTATGCCTTTGTAGGATCCTATGCCGAGCCGAATGGCCCTGGTCTGTATTTGTATCGCTGGAACGAGCAAGAACTTACGCTTGAACTACTGACGGATACGGACGGACTCAAAAATCCTACCTTCCTGAACGTGGATGCGTCCGGAGGAAAGGTTTACGCTATTTCCGAGGGTAAAAATGATTCCGGAGGCAAAACGGGCGTCGCCGTATCTTACCGCTTCAATGCTGCAGAAGGCGAACTGGCAAAGATCAATGAAGCTCCGACAACGGACGGACCGACCTGTCATATCGTGCGTAGCCCGGACGGCAGCCGACTCATCGTCGTCAGCTACCACAACGGCATGGCCGGCTTGATGGAACTGCAAAGGGATGGCCGTATCGGCAATCGGCTGGACCAGCCGCAGCATGAAGGCCATAGCGTAAATGCCGAGCGGCAGGACCGCCCACATCCACATTCCGCGATGTTCAGCCCGGACGGTAAGTATGTTTTTGTGCAGGATCTGGGCCTGGATCTCATTCGCACGTACAAACTGGAAAATGATCGTATGGTTCCAGTAGCGGACAATCAAATCCATCCTGGGGCGGGCCCACGCCATTTAGCCTTCCATCCGGGAGGTCAATATGCTTACGTCATCAACGAAGTTGATTCCTCGGTCAGTGTACTGGCCTATGATGCAGCGGCTGGCACACTCCAGGAGCTGGAGCATTGGCCGACGTTGCCAGAAGGATTTACAGGTGAGAATACATGCGCCGAAATCGCCGTGTCTGCAGACGGGCGCTTTGTGTATGGCTCCAATCGCGGGCATGACAGTCTAGTCGTGTACGAGGTGTCGGAGGAAGGCCGCAAGCTGAGCACAATTCAGCATATTTCCACGGAAGGCAAACATCCTCGGCATTTTGCTCTGCTGCCTGGAGGGGAGATTCTGCTGGCTGCTAACAAAGATACGAATAATATCGCCGTATTTAAAGTGGACAAAGAGAGCGGCAAGCTCAGCTTCACCGGAAATATCATAACTGTGTCTCAGCCGGTTTGCGTACAGCCTTTTCAAGTTTGA